From Candidatus Bathyarchaeota archaeon, one genomic window encodes:
- a CDS encoding amylo-alpha-1,6-glucosidase codes for MYLPAITYPKDVFSNFGTVVNKEWIVTNVSGSYASSTVAGINTRKYHGLLVAALNPPGERTVCLSKVDEDVIVGDDIYRFGSNEFQDAIFPQGYKLTKQFSISPFPTYTYEAGNLCLEKTIVLPRNKSAVAVIYRLVNNTDSEAAVRLYPLLTCRYFHNVIDRHRTPLDFTIEANDDTFKVTFQHPQSTLFCRITEGHFTDNRKWIDHLFYREEAQRGEAAVDDCFQPGFFELKVPSKKEMDFAVSAALSRQSQDAKRALDYVGVNIDTVKETLRREIADRVAVLENFSQTQPEVPLSDWLNWIVLAADSFIVESDLGRKAIIAGYHWFEPWGRDSFISLPGLLLVTGRFSVAKNILQNFMRYCENGLIPNFVADKTGVPAYNTVDGTLWYVNAVLQYLKYTNDFVFVHTNLWDNLKAIIEYHQKGTLFDIHVDSDGLLMHGSRLTWMDASVEGDMVTPRAGKAVEIQALWYNALKTMEILAKKYQEPKLSEKYASMADQAKESFNQKFWNPKRNCLFDVIDHKAADAAIRPNQIFAASLDFCMLDKNRCIEIIDVVTHELVTPYGLRTLSLDDPKFIGTYSGDRNARDRAYHNGTIWPWLLGPYISAYLKAREYVAKSRKIALEELIQPLFKVGIENGGLGTISEIYDCDAPNTPRGCISQAWSVAEPLRAYVEDVLGIKPKYSKEILGN; via the coding sequence ATGTACTTGCCCGCCATCACATACCCAAAAGATGTGTTTTCAAATTTTGGCACTGTTGTAAATAAAGAGTGGATTGTAACAAACGTCTCAGGCAGTTATGCTTCATCCACGGTTGCAGGAATCAATACAAGAAAATATCACGGATTACTGGTTGCAGCTCTAAATCCGCCGGGAGAGCGCACTGTTTGCCTCTCGAAAGTCGACGAAGACGTGATTGTAGGCGACGACATCTATCGGTTTGGCTCAAACGAGTTCCAAGACGCCATCTTCCCACAGGGCTACAAACTGACTAAACAGTTTTCGATTTCGCCTTTTCCCACATACACCTATGAGGCAGGGAATTTGTGCCTTGAAAAAACCATCGTTTTGCCCAGAAACAAAAGCGCCGTCGCAGTGATTTATCGGTTAGTAAATAACACTGATTCTGAGGCAGCCGTTCGGCTCTATCCGCTTCTGACTTGCCGATACTTCCACAACGTGATCGACCGCCACAGAACGCCACTTGATTTTACTATAGAAGCTAACGATGACACTTTTAAGGTGACTTTTCAACACCCTCAATCAACTCTTTTTTGTCGAATAACAGAAGGCCACTTCACTGATAACCGCAAATGGATTGACCACTTATTTTACCGTGAAGAAGCTCAACGAGGTGAAGCCGCAGTAGATGACTGTTTTCAACCAGGTTTCTTCGAACTAAAAGTACCATCCAAAAAAGAGATGGATTTTGCGGTAAGCGCTGCTCTAAGCCGTCAAAGTCAGGACGCAAAACGCGCCCTCGACTACGTCGGAGTTAACATCGACACAGTGAAGGAAACACTTAGGCGTGAAATAGCTGACCGCGTCGCGGTCCTTGAGAATTTTTCACAGACGCAGCCTGAAGTTCCCCTCAGTGATTGGCTAAACTGGATTGTACTGGCTGCTGACTCTTTCATCGTTGAAAGCGACCTCGGTAGAAAAGCCATAATCGCGGGGTACCATTGGTTTGAGCCGTGGGGCAGAGACAGCTTCATCTCGTTGCCTGGGCTTTTGCTGGTTACGGGCAGGTTTAGCGTTGCAAAGAATATTCTGCAGAATTTTATGCGGTACTGCGAAAACGGTTTGATTCCAAATTTCGTTGCCGACAAAACTGGTGTCCCCGCATACAATACCGTTGACGGCACGCTTTGGTATGTTAACGCTGTTCTTCAGTACCTGAAGTATACTAACGATTTTGTGTTTGTGCACACTAATTTGTGGGACAACCTAAAGGCGATAATTGAGTACCATCAAAAGGGCACTTTGTTTGATATTCATGTTGATTCTGATGGTTTATTGATGCATGGTTCCAGATTGACGTGGATGGATGCCTCCGTCGAAGGCGATATGGTTACTCCGCGTGCGGGAAAAGCCGTGGAAATCCAAGCATTATGGTATAATGCATTAAAAACCATGGAAATCTTGGCAAAAAAGTATCAAGAACCCAAACTAAGCGAAAAATACGCTTCGATGGCTGATCAAGCCAAAGAAAGCTTTAACCAAAAATTCTGGAACCCCAAACGCAACTGCCTTTTTGACGTAATAGACCACAAAGCAGCCGACGCCGCAATACGTCCAAACCAGATTTTTGCTGCCTCACTAGACTTCTGTATGCTTGACAAAAACCGCTGCATAGAAATCATCGACGTAGTCACCCATGAACTAGTAACGCCCTATGGACTGAGAACATTGTCTTTAGATGACCCCAAGTTTATCGGCACCTACTCCGGAGACCGAAACGCCCGAGACAGAGCCTACCACAACGGCACCATTTGGCCGTGGTTGTTGGGGCCCTACATTTCTGCGTACCTAAAAGCCCGCGAGTATGTTGCAAAATCACGCAAAATAGCTTTAGAGGAGCTGATTCAGCCGCTCTTTAAGGTCGGCATCGAAAACGGCGGGTTAGGCACCATAAGTGAAATCTACGACTGCGACGCGCCAAACACCCCCCGCGGTTGCATCTCGCAGGCGTGGAGCGTTGCGGAGCCGCTACGCGCGTACGTTGAAGACGTTTTAGGCATCAAACCCAAGTATTCAAAAGAAATCTTGGGAAACTAG
- a CDS encoding ARMT1-like domain-containing protein: MKVEPECEACLLSRAQIQTYQATTNPALRFRCLAEIVKLLNKEFKPTSCAAELGTKRDRIIRKLTGCDDPYKYNKKLANQKALKMLPRVKKVVESGYTQQERFKKACLCAIVGNIMEFDIPGSKFSLNSLATVMREASKDLVIDDIDAAYELAKKAHSVLYLADNAGEIVFDTLLVEQLKNMGLKVTYVVKGGPVINDATMEDAEICNMDKLADEVITTGADAVGLQKKEVSKEFLKVYEEAELVFAKGMGYAETLTEYKLTKPHFLMFRTKCTPVANFFCVPRDKNIAKLMP, translated from the coding sequence TTGAAGGTTGAACCTGAATGCGAAGCCTGCCTACTTAGTCGGGCGCAAATCCAAACATACCAAGCTACCACTAACCCTGCTTTACGGTTTAGATGTTTAGCTGAGATTGTTAAACTCTTAAACAAAGAGTTTAAGCCCACTTCATGCGCTGCCGAATTAGGCACCAAACGCGACCGCATTATCCGCAAATTAACAGGCTGCGACGATCCATACAAGTACAACAAGAAATTAGCCAACCAGAAAGCTCTAAAAATGCTGCCGCGCGTGAAGAAAGTAGTTGAATCAGGGTACACTCAGCAGGAACGTTTCAAAAAAGCCTGCCTCTGCGCCATCGTAGGCAACATTATGGAGTTTGATATTCCAGGAAGCAAATTTTCCTTAAACAGTTTGGCTACGGTTATGCGTGAAGCCAGCAAAGACCTCGTCATAGACGATATCGATGCAGCATACGAGTTAGCCAAAAAAGCCCACAGTGTGCTGTATTTGGCGGATAACGCGGGCGAAATCGTCTTTGACACACTCTTAGTTGAGCAACTTAAGAATATGGGCTTAAAAGTAACCTATGTAGTAAAAGGGGGCCCCGTTATCAACGACGCCACCATGGAGGATGCGGAAATCTGCAACATGGATAAACTGGCTGATGAAGTCATAACAACAGGCGCCGATGCTGTGGGCTTGCAAAAGAAAGAAGTCTCTAAAGAATTCCTTAAAGTCTACGAAGAAGCAGAACTTGTCTTCGCAAAAGGCATGGGGTACGCCGAAACCTTAACCGAATATAAACTAACAAAACCTCATTTCCTGATGTTTAGAACCAAATGTACGCCAGTAGCAAACTTTTTCTGTGTTCCACGCGATAAGAACATAGCAAAGTTGATGCCCTAG
- the tpiA gene encoding triose-phosphate isomerase → MIIVNFKTYLESTGQKALQLAKQAEKAAKETGTCIVVAPQPADLKTIAQSVEIPVFAQHIDPIKPGNSTGHILAESVKEAGAVGTLINHSERQLRLIDIDATIALCKQQGLSSCVCANNPSVSAAIAAMQPDITSVEPPELIGTGISVSKAKPEIVTDTVKLVHQVNPKMTILCGAGISTADDVAIALKLGTQGVLVASGIVKAKDPYSVLCAFGEATKQ, encoded by the coding sequence ATGATTATCGTGAATTTTAAAACTTACCTCGAATCAACAGGGCAAAAAGCACTCCAACTTGCCAAACAAGCGGAAAAGGCAGCTAAAGAAACAGGCACATGCATCGTTGTCGCCCCGCAGCCAGCGGACCTAAAAACCATAGCCCAGTCTGTTGAAATCCCAGTTTTCGCCCAACACATCGACCCAATCAAACCGGGCAACAGTACGGGGCATATTTTGGCGGAATCTGTCAAAGAGGCAGGCGCGGTTGGTACCCTCATCAACCACTCCGAACGTCAACTCCGATTAATCGACATAGACGCAACCATCGCTCTATGCAAACAGCAGGGGCTCTCTTCTTGTGTCTGCGCCAACAATCCCTCGGTCAGCGCCGCCATAGCAGCCATGCAACCAGACATAACTTCAGTTGAACCCCCAGAGTTAATCGGCACAGGCATATCCGTTTCAAAAGCCAAACCTGAAATCGTAACCGACACCGTAAAACTCGTCCACCAAGTTAACCCGAAAATGACGATTCTCTGCGGTGCAGGCATCAGCACAGCCGACGACGTCGCTATCGCTCTCAAGCTGGGAACGCAGGGTGTGCTCGTTGCAAGCGGCATCGTGAAGGCGAAAGACCCATATAGCGTGTTGTGTGCATTTGGGGAAGCAACAAAACAGTAA
- a CDS encoding CBS domain-containing protein — protein sequence MSEKDITRFLQLLGLSKREIQVYMFLAKSGVQSTSFVAKRLKMERVQAYRTFKKLQEKGFIEATLERPTRFTIVPFAALVDNFITAKKNEVATLNEQKQTLLTAWESISAPESEYPVAKFSIITGKKKIHSKMLNMIEESKSEVIILTTALGLIQEDIAGVFDTAMDISKDRDVQVQIITDVSNENLKVAERLDRSITNQELNIKLRHVNMGAKFFPRFLIKDEEEAILYAPFGNEASVLNLEDEGLWINDKMFISVLKAFFVQMWHSGVDASRRIDELKSGIPIGETLVIKGAEEAWNKVTKVLESAKNDVVIITSSQSVNRLAEDDPLINFFKKGLKIRLMASIDLDNLEPAQKLAEHYEIKHVPISYLTMMLVDNKHLFMFKTPPLSDFSSESAFYLPDTFYSTDTSQIERTSEMLNDIWKRGIDITEISSQAGTKLPTVEVEANDTVADVVKQMLFCNVNSVLITERNKPVGVINDREILKEIIDARKNPHKTLAKDLKFTPLIILQGDESMVTAMKLMADKGFKRAAIVKNGQLIGMLTEEAAKKAAIPIKTAV from the coding sequence ATGAGCGAGAAAGACATAACCCGCTTCCTTCAACTTTTAGGTCTCTCAAAAAGAGAAATCCAAGTCTACATGTTTCTCGCCAAAAGCGGTGTCCAATCCACCAGTTTCGTCGCCAAACGCCTCAAGATGGAACGCGTGCAAGCTTACCGCACGTTTAAAAAACTCCAAGAAAAAGGCTTCATCGAAGCAACCCTTGAGCGGCCCACACGCTTCACCATTGTGCCCTTCGCCGCGTTGGTAGACAACTTTATCACTGCCAAAAAGAACGAGGTCGCAACTTTAAACGAGCAGAAACAGACTCTCCTCACAGCCTGGGAATCCATAAGCGCGCCCGAATCAGAGTACCCCGTCGCCAAATTCTCCATCATAACAGGCAAGAAAAAAATCCATTCAAAAATGCTCAACATGATCGAGGAATCCAAATCTGAAGTTATCATCTTAACCACTGCGTTGGGGCTTATTCAGGAAGACATCGCAGGCGTCTTTGATACAGCGATGGACATATCAAAGGACCGCGATGTGCAAGTTCAAATCATAACCGACGTATCCAACGAGAACCTCAAAGTCGCTGAACGCCTCGATCGCAGCATAACCAACCAGGAACTTAACATAAAACTCCGCCACGTCAACATGGGCGCTAAATTCTTCCCCCGCTTCCTAATCAAAGACGAGGAAGAAGCCATCCTCTACGCGCCTTTTGGCAACGAAGCTTCCGTGCTCAACTTGGAGGATGAGGGGCTTTGGATTAACGATAAAATGTTCATTTCTGTTTTGAAGGCGTTTTTTGTTCAGATGTGGCATAGCGGCGTAGACGCTTCAAGACGCATTGATGAGCTTAAAAGCGGCATCCCAATTGGCGAAACCTTAGTGATTAAAGGCGCTGAAGAGGCTTGGAACAAAGTGACCAAAGTGCTGGAGTCCGCAAAGAATGACGTGGTTATCATCACTTCTTCGCAGAGTGTTAACCGCCTCGCCGAAGACGACCCCTTAATCAACTTCTTTAAAAAGGGATTAAAGATCCGCTTAATGGCATCTATCGACCTTGACAACTTGGAGCCAGCCCAGAAACTCGCTGAACACTACGAAATCAAACATGTACCCATAAGCTACCTGACCATGATGTTGGTAGACAACAAACACCTCTTCATGTTCAAAACTCCACCGCTCAGCGACTTCTCCTCCGAATCCGCCTTCTATTTACCTGACACCTTCTACTCCACTGACACTAGCCAAATTGAACGCACCAGCGAAATGCTCAACGACATCTGGAAACGCGGCATAGACATCACCGAAATCAGCAGTCAAGCAGGCACAAAACTGCCTACAGTCGAAGTTGAAGCAAACGACACCGTTGCAGATGTAGTTAAGCAGATGCTTTTTTGTAACGTGAATTCTGTGCTTATCACCGAGCGCAATAAACCCGTCGGCGTCATCAACGACCGCGAAATACTGAAAGAAATCATAGATGCCCGTAAAAATCCACACAAAACCCTTGCAAAAGACCTCAAATTCACGCCGCTAATTATTCTGCAGGGCGATGAGTCTATGGTGACAGCGATGAAGTTGATGGCAGATAAGGGGTTCAAGCGAGCGGCGATAGTCAAAAATGGTCAATTAATTGGGATGCTCACAGAAGAAGCCGCCAAAAAAGCCGCCATTCCAATAAAAACCGCAGTGTAA
- the rnhB gene encoding ribonuclease HII, protein MHIHEETSMLIAGVDEAGRGCVIGPLVVAGVCVHSDNLPQLAELGVKDSKLLTPKKREALYPEILKLVSSYHVIKVLPYLIDKAVRSKRALYKLNRLEAQTMAKVIQELKPDEAYVDAADVRQERFGEHIKECLTIQTVIISKHKADRTFPVVSAASVIAKVERDREIEALKVTYGDFGSGYLTDEKTMGFLERLLCENGGCYPSCVRKSWEPARRVKAEHGSRQRTLV, encoded by the coding sequence ATGCACATTCACGAGGAAACATCTATGCTGATTGCGGGGGTAGATGAGGCGGGACGTGGATGCGTAATCGGACCTTTGGTGGTGGCGGGCGTTTGTGTGCATTCAGATAATCTGCCCCAACTCGCAGAGTTAGGCGTTAAAGATTCAAAGCTGCTGACACCCAAAAAGCGTGAAGCTCTCTACCCAGAAATTCTAAAACTCGTAAGCAGCTATCACGTCATAAAAGTCTTGCCTTACCTCATCGACAAAGCCGTCCGTAGTAAACGTGCACTCTACAAACTCAACCGTCTGGAAGCTCAAACGATGGCAAAAGTCATCCAAGAGCTAAAGCCCGACGAAGCCTACGTGGACGCTGCTGACGTGCGACAAGAGCGCTTCGGTGAACACATCAAAGAGTGCCTCACAATCCAAACTGTCATAATTTCGAAGCATAAAGCCGACCGCACCTTTCCTGTGGTTTCAGCTGCTTCGGTCATTGCTAAGGTCGAGCGAGACCGTGAAATTGAGGCGCTAAAGGTTACGTATGGCGACTTTGGGAGCGGCTACTTAACCGACGAAAAGACTATGGGGTTTCTTGAGCGGTTGCTTTGTGAGAATGGGGGTTGTTATCCGAGTTGTGTGCGGAAGTCTTGGGAGCCAGCCCGACGTGTGAAGGCTGAGCATGGCAGTAGGCAGCGGACGCTTGTTTAA
- the endA gene encoding tRNA-intron lyase codes for MSEQKKAAPVEFRTTGTIAEKGVVVSEQSSIDQLTSRGYGTVEGKVFTLAFFEALYLQDKGMLEVQDKDGTSMTFQVVLHCYETQNENAWVNYLVYRDLRSRGYVVREGFGAGIDFRIYERGAYGKDTAPYLILVTQEGKPLPIGDLVAALQKCQSQKKELVLAVMNRRGEIVHYSVGEMHLPV; via the coding sequence ATGAGTGAACAAAAAAAAGCGGCACCTGTAGAGTTCCGAACCACAGGAACTATCGCAGAGAAGGGTGTAGTGGTTTCTGAGCAGAGCAGCATCGACCAGCTTACCAGCCGCGGGTACGGCACTGTTGAGGGCAAGGTTTTCACGTTGGCTTTTTTTGAGGCTCTCTATCTGCAAGACAAGGGCATGCTTGAAGTCCAAGACAAAGACGGCACATCCATGACTTTTCAAGTTGTCCTCCATTGCTACGAAACACAAAACGAGAACGCTTGGGTAAACTACCTTGTTTACCGTGACCTGCGAAGCCGCGGGTACGTGGTGCGTGAGGGGTTCGGTGCAGGCATCGACTTCCGCATCTATGAGCGCGGGGCATACGGCAAGGATACTGCGCCGTATCTGATTTTGGTGACACAAGAGGGCAAACCTTTGCCTATCGGCGACTTGGTGGCTGCGTTGCAGAAGTGTCAGAGTCAAAAGAAAGAGTTGGTTTTGGCTGTTATGAACCGCCGAGGCGAAATCGTGCATTACTCTGTGGGCGAAATGCACTTGCCCGTGTAG
- the mtnA gene encoding S-methyl-5-thioribose-1-phosphate isomerase, with the protein MRMIKWQNGTVITPDQTKLPLQEVTLEIKTVEQMAEAIKMLRVRGAPLLGAAAGFGIAIAAYKSKAKTPQQLLAELEAAGVLIKAQRPTAVNLFWGVDRVLGKAKTVSGGVDELKAVVVEEAQRIADEDAAQNRAIGKNGSVLIEDGDTILTHCNAGELATVEYGTALGVIRAAWEQGKKIKVIADETRPLLQGARLTAYELKRDGIPVTLITDNMAAHVMSKGMVNKVIVGADRIVQDAVFNKIGTYGVAVLAHEHKIPFYVAAPKSTFDLSCKAADVTIEERKPDEVTHVGCQQTAPDGVAVYNPAFDATPLKYVTAIICETKVYYSKDFSAFKKGKL; encoded by the coding sequence ATGCGGATGATCAAGTGGCAAAATGGTACAGTAATAACTCCTGACCAAACCAAACTACCCCTCCAAGAAGTCACCTTAGAAATCAAAACCGTCGAGCAAATGGCAGAAGCCATAAAGATGCTTCGCGTTCGAGGTGCACCGCTTTTAGGGGCAGCGGCAGGGTTTGGCATAGCTATTGCAGCCTACAAATCCAAAGCAAAAACCCCCCAGCAGTTACTCGCAGAACTCGAAGCAGCGGGGGTACTCATTAAGGCTCAGCGGCCTACTGCAGTTAACTTGTTTTGGGGCGTTGACCGCGTGTTGGGCAAGGCGAAGACCGTCTCGGGTGGTGTAGATGAGCTCAAAGCTGTGGTTGTCGAGGAAGCACAGAGAATTGCTGACGAAGATGCCGCCCAGAACCGTGCGATTGGCAAAAACGGTTCTGTCCTCATTGAAGATGGGGACACGATTTTGACTCACTGCAACGCAGGTGAACTTGCGACGGTTGAATACGGCACTGCACTTGGTGTCATACGGGCAGCATGGGAGCAGGGTAAAAAAATCAAAGTTATAGCTGATGAAACGCGGCCTCTGCTGCAGGGTGCACGGTTGACGGCTTACGAGTTGAAACGCGACGGCATACCCGTCACGCTAATTACCGACAACATGGCTGCACATGTCATGAGCAAAGGCATGGTAAACAAAGTCATCGTGGGCGCTGACCGCATCGTGCAGGACGCAGTTTTCAACAAAATCGGCACTTATGGAGTGGCGGTTTTGGCGCATGAACACAAGATCCCCTTCTACGTCGCCGCACCGAAATCCACATTCGATTTATCATGCAAAGCCGCAGATGTAACCATAGAGGAACGCAAACCCGACGAAGTCACCCATGTCGGCTGCCAGCAAACCGCTCCCGACGGCGTCGCCGTCTACAACCCCGCTTTTGACGCCACGCCCCTGAAGTATGTTACTGCTATTATCTGCGAAACAAAAGTCTACTACAGCAAAGACTTTTCCGCCTTCAAGAAAGGAAAACTATAA
- a CDS encoding phosphoribosyltransferase family protein, producing MSTHAEDLKLRLMTIELLRTAKYKRNITYRELASKTGLPVTVLSRYAKGHVLPNTTRAKQLWRVLTKLVGLEAELRSRIKFDDIGYFDNTEIVGDYNILQQAANHALANFAGKRVTKILTAATDGIPLATMVANALGVNLIVAKRNKEVGVKAFLEETYILGRDSGVTVTLYIPKDSIKKRDSVLVVDDMIKSGETQEALVNLVKKSKAEVSGIFSLIAVGEEWKKRLKSGEDSPVEVVTHLKSPFDRS from the coding sequence TTGAGCACTCACGCAGAAGACCTAAAACTTCGACTAATGACCATCGAGCTTCTACGCACAGCAAAATACAAACGAAACATCACCTACCGCGAGTTAGCCTCAAAAACAGGCTTACCAGTCACAGTACTAAGCCGCTACGCCAAAGGTCACGTTTTGCCCAACACCACCCGCGCCAAACAGCTTTGGCGTGTGCTCACCAAACTCGTCGGCCTCGAAGCAGAACTTCGCAGCAGAATCAAATTCGACGACATCGGCTACTTTGACAACACCGAAATCGTCGGAGACTACAACATACTTCAACAAGCTGCCAACCATGCCCTAGCAAACTTTGCAGGGAAACGTGTTACAAAAATTTTGACCGCTGCAACCGACGGCATCCCATTAGCCACTATGGTTGCCAACGCGTTAGGCGTCAACCTTATCGTTGCGAAGCGTAACAAGGAAGTCGGCGTCAAAGCTTTTCTTGAAGAAACCTACATTTTGGGACGTGACAGCGGCGTAACCGTAACGCTCTACATTCCTAAGGACTCCATCAAAAAACGCGATAGTGTGCTCGTAGTAGATGACATGATTAAGAGTGGCGAGACGCAGGAGGCGCTGGTTAATTTGGTGAAGAAATCTAAAGCCGAAGTTTCAGGTATATTCTCGCTTATCGCGGTGGGCGAAGAGTGGAAGAAGCGCCTAAAGTCAGGTGAAGACTCGCCCGTCGAAGTCGTTACCCACCTCAAGTCTCCTTTTGACCGCAGCTAA
- a CDS encoding DUF5615 family PIN-like protein, with the protein MKLLLDEMYAGLKEYFETLGYEVLTAQEAGLKAAKDRDVVEYALKHDLLLVTQDQKPAELAELLGVRCVFISSLMIAKLVDEKIKAEFKGF; encoded by the coding sequence ATGAAGCTTCTACTTGACGAGATGTACGCGGGGTTGAAAGAGTATTTTGAGACTTTGGGCTACGAGGTTTTGACCGCTCAGGAAGCAGGGTTGAAGGCAGCTAAAGACCGCGATGTAGTTGAATACGCGCTTAAGCATGATTTGTTGCTGGTTACTCAAGATCAGAAACCTGCGGAACTGGCAGAATTGTTGGGCGTTAGGTGTGTGTTTATTTCGAGCTTGATGATCGCTAAACTTGTAGACGAAAAAATCAAAGCTGAATTCAAAGGCTTCTAA
- a CDS encoding DUF2284 domain-containing protein, with product MPEHDAKKFEFLVKLALEKGAADAKIIPTSKVVVEDRVVLKCKVGCNHYGKTLACPPYTPTAEQFRKIVSEYSYAMFMKFTTNASAEPEVYKYLMTYETDPTVPKDIKEKAAKFWQGWKDSKRQMLESVVGLEKAAMNKGYSLAIAFISGHCQLCEKCNTETKICRHPELARMSEDAIGVNVKKTAANAGIAFTFPFTKSADSFALLLID from the coding sequence ATGCCTGAGCATGATGCTAAAAAATTCGAATTCCTCGTCAAGTTAGCTCTCGAAAAAGGCGCCGCAGACGCCAAAATCATCCCAACCAGCAAAGTCGTCGTTGAAGACCGTGTCGTCTTAAAGTGCAAAGTCGGCTGCAACCATTACGGCAAAACTCTCGCCTGCCCACCCTACACGCCCACCGCTGAGCAATTCCGAAAAATCGTCTCCGAATACAGCTACGCCATGTTTATGAAATTCACTACTAACGCAAGTGCCGAACCAGAGGTCTACAAGTACCTAATGACTTATGAAACCGACCCCACTGTGCCCAAGGATATTAAAGAAAAAGCGGCTAAGTTCTGGCAGGGCTGGAAAGACTCCAAACGTCAGATGCTTGAAAGCGTCGTGGGCTTGGAAAAGGCAGCTATGAACAAGGGTTATTCGCTTGCTATAGCGTTTATTTCGGGGCATTGTCAACTCTGCGAAAAATGCAATACCGAAACCAAAATCTGCAGACATCCTGAACTGGCACGTATGTCCGAGGACGCTATTGGCGTAAATGTGAAGAAAACCGCTGCCAATGCGGGTATAGCATTCACTTTCCCGTTCACGAAGAGCGCTGACTCCTTTGCCTTGTTGCTCATAGATTAA
- a CDS encoding protein-glutamate O-methyltransferase CheR produces the protein MVLEQTQKPEVLQNYLEESAFNKVKRMITESAGLNTSGYRDEYLKRRFEIRLRATGTNTYARYIIYLKKHPEEFTNLLNDLTINYTTFFRDGDVYQYIEKKLLPKFLFSKNPVKIWSAGCASGEEPYSLSILVHKVFGPSLSRNPVTIFASDIDKDALTKAQNGVYTARQLSTMDQRTIEKYFTKEGENYHVKDFLKSIIKFEQFDLMKTPMHVNLDLILCRNVMIYFSKEGQQHIHMNFYRALRDGGYFITGKSEILSGEPAQVFTALDYVTRVYQKPAKPLF, from the coding sequence ATGGTGTTGGAGCAAACACAGAAACCTGAAGTCCTCCAGAATTATCTGGAAGAAAGCGCCTTCAACAAAGTCAAACGCATGATCACCGAATCTGCAGGTTTAAACACTTCGGGCTACCGCGACGAATACCTTAAGCGCCGATTCGAAATCCGCCTCCGTGCAACAGGGACTAACACATACGCCCGCTATATCATCTACCTCAAAAAACACCCAGAAGAATTCACTAACCTACTCAACGACCTAACAATCAACTATACAACCTTTTTCAGAGACGGAGATGTCTACCAGTACATAGAAAAAAAGTTGTTACCCAAGTTTCTCTTCTCGAAAAATCCCGTTAAGATTTGGAGTGCGGGTTGTGCTTCAGGGGAAGAACCTTACTCGCTTTCGATTTTGGTTCATAAGGTTTTTGGTCCCTCGTTGAGCCGTAACCCTGTGACGATTTTTGCTTCCGACATAGACAAAGACGCTTTAACTAAGGCACAAAACGGAGTTTACACTGCCCGTCAACTTAGCACAATGGATCAACGCACCATCGAGAAGTACTTCACCAAAGAAGGCGAAAACTACCACGTCAAAGATTTTCTTAAAAGCATAATCAAATTCGAACAATTCGACCTCATGAAAACCCCTATGCACGTCAACTTAGACCTCATCTTATGCCGCAACGTCATGATATACTTTAGCAAAGAAGGACAACAACACATACACATGAACTTCTACCGTGCGCTTCGAGACGGCGGCTACTTCATAACAGGCAAAAGCGAAATCCTCTCAGGTGAACCCGCACAAGTATTCACAGCATTAGACTACGTCACAAGAGTCTACCAAAAACCAGCCAAACCGCTATTCTAA